The following coding sequences lie in one Cannabis sativa cultivar Pink pepper isolate KNU-18-1 chromosome 5, ASM2916894v1, whole genome shotgun sequence genomic window:
- the LOC115716460 gene encoding 2-C-methyl-D-erythritol 2,4-cyclodiphosphate synthase, chloroplastic: protein MAAATATPLCASTLPPHYSNTSPKSFNHSHFTVAVPRNLFSSSSISSLRQSKTTPLSALPSVSAAATTALNAEQAPSEVSATPSKALPFRVGHGFDLHRLEPGYPLIIGGINIPHEKGCEAHSDGDVLLHCVVDAILGALGLPDIGQIFPDSDPKWKGAASSVFIKEAVRLMHEAGYELGNLDATLILQRPKLSPHKEAIRANLSELLGADPAVVNLKAKTHEKVDSLGENRSIAAHTVVLLMKK from the exons ATGGCGGCGGCGACGGCAACACCACTCTGTGCTTCAACTCTTCCTCCACACTACTCCAATACCTCCCCCAAATCATTCAATCACTCCCATTTCACGGTCGCAGTTCCCAGAAATCTCTTCTCATCGTCCTCAATTTCATCTCTAAGACAATCGAAAACGACGCCGCTTTCGGCTCTGCCTTCTGTATCGGCCGCCGCGACCACCGCTTTGAACGCTGAGCAAGCTCCGTCTGAGGTATCTGCTACTCCCTCAAAGGCTCTTCCTTTTCGGGTTGGTCATGGGTTTGACCTTCATCGATTGGAGCCTGGGTATCCTTTGATAATTGGAGGTATTAATATACCTCATGAGAAAGGTTGCGAAGCTCATTCTGATG GGGATGTTTTGCTTCATTGTGTAGTTGATGCTATTTTGGGTGCTTTGGGGCTTCCTGATATTGGTCAAATTTTCCCTGATTCTGATCCCAAATGGAAAGGGGCTGCATCATCAGTTTTCATCAAAGAAGCT GTGAGACTGATGCATGAGGCAGGTTATGAGCTTGGAAATTTAGATGCAACATTAATTCTTCAAAGACCAAAGTTAAGTCCACACAAGGAAGCTATCAGAGCCAACTTGTCTGAACTTCTAGGAGCTGACCCTGCAGTTGTTAATCTGAAAGCGAAAACTCACGAAAAGGTCGATAGTCTCGGGGAAAATCGAAGCATCGCTGCTCACACTGTGGTTCTTCttatgaaaaagtag